A single genomic interval of Hydractinia symbiolongicarpus strain clone_291-10 chromosome 8, HSymV2.1, whole genome shotgun sequence harbors:
- the LOC130656047 gene encoding nuclear factor of activated T-cells 5-like codes for MQARQHEFTRPTSPQLSFLTTSNNLGNVHVQTHFDNNVPANKIIHVTNYNRGSVSDSILEDSCDSFMDTDTEDASLPGNPQADAEPYLSLRSALNKVVNTKPDVSDPYHRYPQHSSGDLSPRKELKKLIKEVETSKPTTPEYSPRKDEFVIDKLMTDGIPQIKIIEEPETTYRARYESEGCKGPIHGATETGFPTIKIEGYVGDVVITVFVVTREDEPHLHTATGPGSTKAPCKEVTLKDGTPAIQMLMKPEDENDEMIAIFDQLSIRRVRNWEADRELRKRGIEPSTWKSKKKEAKLAFQASIAPSKNHTGYLLTTYSRSFLCTAPSGNPEIWWASLSECSAEGGEEMGFIGKKFASGFKVRFFSKEDYGNTWEAFAEVDKAKSNLNACVVKVPPYKETTLPESIVVYVEIRVGPEKEPRNSDPYPFTYSASKTVEGCANCAQIKGFLQRVYSAQSGDMPSSLTVASLNAEAKQDSSERNIDVSKMGANIEPTTPTKLRLDSPAKRVANMPSVLPSSASNDIRVLLQQEKSVLNGTCANNIAPSTLGVLYVQNNVLPVVAPTSRPNVAVQPGFMIQQPVYNNKPIQNITAPALVNPQTINATNLTTANFVGSQQQINAVNSMLSVLPKTNVSVTTQTALTQTPIVHLPNNDMQAASHVTYRHTTQAVPILVSSEQHAGITGLITPTLTVPSNYELVNQCATAPVVNMQSGGTKEFLQNSSIAIQQAFEKVKEEEISPNYLQDKQHMYNSQVPIMFSNNALTFPLISTRDSQSIIVSTSSSVPIVPRSIPCVNVLNSTSTTMKPFDSAVDNFLPTQTVPLEKQIQILTNHVEKLKKLKTSETMLQYNVLDRQQGNFLQSQTQLSFSSATTVEPFVHSKLQQAASQLHVNQQPIQVPSSVYQQMEKEQVQHTSPDYQIIQSALANENLASAISTSFITATSPVQTVPTTYTAIAQKQAYMTVPQSVNQVLPTSTYQTAVVYQQQNGVGQQQQFTSSNFSNTASQQQATITPFSNSRNAHQAQQTATVYNQQVAHVHPSSYQTQSQPQTSSFTLQQQAFQQPSQPHHQHPSPTFQQHPSPTFQQTRLI; via the exons ATGCAAGCGAGACAACATGAATTCACTCGACCCACATCACCGCAACTTTCTTTCTTGACTACTTCGAATAATTTGGGAAATGTTCATGTGCAGACACATTTTGATAACAATGTTCCTGCCAACAAAATCATCCATGTCACAAATTATAATCGAGGTTCCGTTTCAGATTCAATTCTTGAGGACTCTTGTGACAGCTTCATGGATACTGACACTGAAGATGCTAGTTTACCTGGGAACCCTCAAGCTGATGCCGAGCCTTATTTATCCCTAAGAAGTGCTCTGAATAAAGTTGTTAATACAAAACCAGATGTATCTGATCCTTACCATCGCTATCCACAGCATAGTAGTGGTGACCTATCTCCTCGAAAAGAactcaaaaaattaattaaagaagTGGAAACCTCTAAGCCAACTACACCTGAATATTCTCCACGTAAAGATGAGTTTGTAATCGACAAGTTAATGACTGATGGTATTCCGCAAATCAAAATTATAGAGGAACCTGAAACA acttaCAGAGCAAGATACGAAAGTGAGGGTTGTAAGGGTCCAATTCATGGAGCTACTGAAACAGGCTTTCCAACAATAAAG ATTGAAGGCTACGTTGGTGACGTTGTTATTACTGTGTTTGTTGTGACACGTGAAGATGAACCTCACTTGCACACTGCTACTGGTCCTGGCTCGACAAAAGCTCCTTGTAAGGAAGTCACATTAAAAGATGGGACACCTGCCATTCAAATGTTGATGAAACCCGAAGATGAAAATGATGAAATGATTGCAAT CTTTGACCAGTTAAGTATCAGGCGGGTTCGAAACTGGGAAGCTGATCGTGAACTTCGAAAGCGTGGTATTGAACCTTCCACATGGAAAAGTAAGAAGAAGGAAGCAAAGTTGGCGTTTCAAGCATCTATAGCACCTTCTAAAAATCACACTGGTTATTTATTGACAACATACTCAAGATCATTTTTATGTA CGGCACCATCTGGAAACCCTGAGATATGGTGGGCTAGTTTGAGCGAATGTTCAGCTGAAGGTGGCGAAGAAATGGGATTTATTGGAAAGAAATTTGCTTCTGGGTTTAAAGTTCGTTTCTTCTCAAAAGAGGATTATG GCAATACATGGGAAGCGTTCGCAGAGGTGGACAAAGCAAAATCTAATTTA AATGCTTGTGTTGTAAAAGTACCTCCTTATAAAGAAACAACGCTGCCTGAAAGTATTGTAGTGTACGTTGAAATTCGGGTTGGTCCTGAAAAGGAACCAAGAAATAGTGACCCGTACCCGTTTACCTATTCCGCCAGCAAAACCGTGGAAGGTTGTGCGAACTGTGCTCAAATTAAaggatttcttcagcgcgtgtatAGCGCACAAAGTGGTGATATGCCATCAAGTTTAACCGTTGCTTCTCTAAATGCTGAAGCGAAACAAGACAGTTCTGAACGAAATATAGATGTTAGTAAAATGGGTGCGAATATAGAACCGACAACTCCAACCAAGTTACGACTAGATTCGCCTGCTAAACGTGTTGCGAATATGCCGTCTGTTTTACCCAGCAGTGCATCTAACGATATCCGTGTTCTTTTGCAACAGGAGAAGTCAGTACTCAACGGGACATGTGCAAACAACATTGCGCCTTCAACGTTAGGTGTGCTCTATGTACAGAATAACGTTTTGCCAGTTGTTGCCCCAACAAGTAGACCGAATGTTGCTGTCCAACCTGGTTTTATGATACAGCAGCCAGTTTACAATAACAAGCCTATTCAAAACATCACTGCACCTGCGCTCGTTAACCCGCAAACTATTAATGCTACCAATTTAACTACTGCAAATTTCGTAGGATCGCAACAACAAATTAATGCTGTTAATTCCATGCTTTCTGTTCTTCCTAAAACAAATGTTTCAGTCACGACACAGACTGCTTTGACACAAACACCTATCGTACATTTACCAAACAATGACATGCAAGCAGCGTCTCACGTGACGTACCGACATACGACGCAGGCTGTGCCTATTTTAGTATCTAGCGAACAACATGCGGGAATAACTGGTTTAATTACTCCGACTTTAACCGTACCGTCGAACTACGAGCTTGTAAATCAGTGCGCTACCGCGCCTGTAGTTAATATGCAGTCCGGTGGGACTAAGGAATTTCTTCAAAATAGTTCCATTGCAATTCAGCAAGCGTTCGAGAAGgtcaaagaagaagaaatatcACCAAATTATCTTCAAGATAAACAACATATGTATAACAGCCAAGTACCGATAATGTTTTCCAATAATGCTTTGACGTTTCCCTTGATATCCACTCGTGATTCGCAAAGCATTATTGTTTCTACTTCTTCAAGCGTGCCAATAGTTCCCCGCTCTATTCCGTGTGTAAATGTCCTGAACTCGACTTCGACAACTATGAAACCCTTCGACTCAGCTGTCGATAACTTTTTACCTACACAAACTGTTCCCTTGGAGAAGCAGATACAGATTTTAACAAACCATGtagaaaaactgaaaaagttGAAGACGAGCGAAACTATGTTGCAATATAATGTGTTAGATCGTCAGCAAGGAAATTTCCTTCAATCTCAGACGCAACTATCGTTTTCATCCGCGACCACGGTAGAACCTTTTGTCCACAGTAAGCTGCAGCAAGCAGCTAGTCAACTTCACGTCAACCAACAACCAATACAAGTTCCGTCATCAGTTTACCAGCAGATGGAGAAGGAACAAGTCCAACACACGTCGCCTGATTATCAAATAATACAAAGTGCTCTTGCCAATGAGAACCTCGCCTCAGCCATCTCGACATCGTTTATAACTGCAACTAGCCCTGTGCAGACCGTCCCAACAACATATACTGCTATTGCTCAGAAGCAAGCATACATGACTGTACCTCAGTCGGTGAACCAAGTATTACCAACTTCAACATACCAGACGGCAGTCGTCTATCAACAACAAAACGGTGTCGGGCAGCAGCAACAGTTTACCTCGTCCAACTTTTCTAACACAGCTTCTCAACAACAAGCTACCATTACTCCATTTTCAAACAGTCGAAATGCGCACCAAGCGCAGCAAACTGCCACTGTTTACAACCAGCAAGTTGCGCATGTTCACCCGTCTTCCTATCAAACCCAGTCGCAGCCGCAAACATCTTCGTTCACTCTGCAACAGCAAGCATTCCAACAGCCCTCACAGCCTCATCATCAACACCCTTCTCCAACGTTTCAGCAACACCCTTCTCCAACGTTTCAGCAAACAAGACTCATTTAA